The Bacillota bacterium genome contains the following window.
GTATGTGTCAAGTCCCGGTGGGGGCCTTTTGGTGACCCCGCCTGTTCCCTGCTATACCCTGGCCCCCCACGGCGCCGCCCAGGCCAGCCGGCTGCGCAGCGCCGCCCCCGTAGCGGTCTGGCGGGCGTCGGGGTGGCTCAGCATCGGCAAATGCGCCCGAAGCCAGGCCTGCGGGTCGACTTCGACCAGCCCCCGGCGAATCTTCCGGGCAAGCCGCACGAGCACCGGCTGGGGTGACCGCACCTGCCAGCTTCCCGCCGTCCACTGGGCCAGCCACGCCCTCAGCCGCCCCTCGTGGCGCAAACAGCGTAGCTGCATCATGTGGTGCGCCCCCCGCCGCGACCAGGCCGCTTTCCCCTTGAGGCGGTCGGCGACCACGTGGCGCACCGACGGCTCCGTGGCCCCCAGCCCCCGCGCCGGCTCGGGCAACGGCCCGTTGCGCAGCCGCCAGTCATCCAACCCCTCCCGGTTCGCCTCCAGGTAGCCCAATACCGCCTGTAGCTCTTCTAGCGCCACCGGGCAGCCCGGGTCGGCCTGGGCCTGTGCGAAGATAGCCACCACCTTCGCCCAGTCCCCGCGCCGGGCCGCCTGCTTGGCCCGGCGCAAGAGGCGCGTGTTCCACCCCAACACCCGCTCCAGCGCTGCATTGCGATGAAACGGATCCAGGTGCCATTCCTCAATGCCCATCCACTCCCGGCCCGCTTTGGCCCACGACGCCCCGTCGCTGTTGCCCACCAGTCGCCGCACCCCGCCGAGCTTGTAGCGCTCCATAAACCGCCAAAAGCCCCGGGCCCAGAACGCCTCCGTCTCCAGATCCCCACCCCAGACCAGCTTGCCCTTCAGCCGATAGCGCCGCCCGGCCGGGCTCTCCGGCTCCCAGCCCTCGTGCATGAGCCCCAGCTTCAGCTCCCAGCGCCGCTGCTTCTCGCGCTGCAATGCCACCCATACCCCGTCCACCTCGCAGATCACGGCCGGCGCCTCCCGCCCCTCCCCGAGGGGCAACTCGCCCGTCTGCTCCATCGCCTCCACCGCCCGGCGCTGCTCGGCCTCACGGGTTGCACCCGCTTCCTGCACCCAGCGATGGATGGTCTGGGCGCTCACCGGCATCCCCGCTTCCGCCAGGATCGCCGCCGCCACCCGAAACGGATGGCGCGTCGCCAACTCCACCGCCCACTCCTGCACCCCCGGGCTGAAGCGCTCCCCCTTCGCCAGCCCCAGCGCTTCGTCCAGCGGGTAGCGCTCCTCCCACGCCCCATCGGGGCGCCGCCGCCGGTACATGCGCCGCTGCAGCCGGTACTCCAGGCCCAATAGCCCCATGACGCGCTTTGTCTTGAGCCCCACCGACTCCCACCCCGGACCGGGAGGCCCCAGGCGCTCGTCGATGCGCCGGACCGCCGCTTCGATGATGGCCGCGGCCTTCGCCCGCCACTCCGCCACGATGAACCGCTCCAGGTCCTTGAACGAGCGAATCTCGCTGGGTAGAATGAACGTAAGCTCCATGAAGACCCCGCCTTCCGTGCTGTGTTGCTTTCAAGGCGGGGTCTTTTCGTTACGATTTCCCACCTCCCTCCAGCCCTCGGGCTGGAGGGAGGTGCCTCCCCTACCGGATCCTGACACCCACGCCCACCTAAAAGTTACTCATTGTGAGAAGCAGCACTCTTGCCATGAAAAGCCCGCGGGTTTGGCCAGGTAGGGACCGGCGATGATCCGAGTCTCCTTCCTCCCCCCTGCCCCCCGCCCTTAGGGAGGCCGCTTGGGCCGCGGTGGCCGGGCTGTCAAAAAGGGCGCCC
Protein-coding sequences here:
- a CDS encoding ISLre2 family transposase, with translation MELTFILPSEIRSFKDLERFIVAEWRAKAAAIIEAAVRRIDERLGPPGPGWESVGLKTKRVMGLLGLEYRLQRRMYRRRRPDGAWEERYPLDEALGLAKGERFSPGVQEWAVELATRHPFRVAAAILAEAGMPVSAQTIHRWVQEAGATREAEQRRAVEAMEQTGELPLGEGREAPAVICEVDGVWVALQREKQRRWELKLGLMHEGWEPESPAGRRYRLKGKLVWGGDLETEAFWARGFWRFMERYKLGGVRRLVGNSDGASWAKAGREWMGIEEWHLDPFHRNAALERVLGWNTRLLRRAKQAARRGDWAKVVAIFAQAQADPGCPVALEELQAVLGYLEANREGLDDWRLRNGPLPEPARGLGATEPSVRHVVADRLKGKAAWSRRGAHHMMQLRCLRHEGRLRAWLAQWTAGSWQVRSPQPVLVRLARKIRRGLVEVDPQAWLRAHLPMLSHPDARQTATGAALRSRLAWAAPWGARV